Part of the Triticum urartu cultivar G1812 chromosome 2, Tu2.1, whole genome shotgun sequence genome, ataagccTCTTGTTCATCTTTGGCTCTACCAAAGCAGAATAACTCACTCTTGTGAAAGTTAATCTTTAGCCCGGTCAATTGTTCGAATAGGCATAAcaccagcttcatatttctcgccttggcgatgattgtatcatcagcgtactgaagaatggatacacctccatcaacaagatgaggtaccaagccacctacttgaccattctccttagcccttcctatcaTAAGTGCTAACATATCAATCACAATGTTAAACAGGATAGgggacatcggatctccttgtTTTAGGCCTTTATGTGTCTGGAAGTAATGACCAATATCGCCATTCACCTTAATtccaacactccctttttgcgtaaACGATTTAACCTGACTGCGCCAGGcttcatcaaaacctttcatacgcaatgcctgttggaggaatggccatttgactttatcatacgctttctcgaaatccatcttaaaaattactccatctaattttttagaatggatttcatggagcgtttcatgaaggacAACCACCCCTTCAAGGATGTTTCTATCCGGCATGAAAGCGGTTTGGGACTGTTGCATCACAGAATGCGCAATCTGCTTGAGCCTATTAGTCCCGACCTTGGTGAAtattttgaaactaacattgagaAGGCAGATCGGCCTGAACTGCTCTATTCTCACAGCATCCGTTTTCTTAGGAAGCAATGTGATTGTCCCAAAATTCAAGTGAAATAAATGAAGCTGTCCAGAGAACAGATCATGGAACATAGGTAACAGATCCCCCTTAATAATGTGCCAGCACTTTTTGTAGAACTCAGTCGGGAAACCATCCGGTCCGggagccttattgtttttcatCTGTACAATAGCATCAAACACCTCCTTCTCTGAGAATGGGGCAACAAGGATATCATTATCGGCAGCCGATAGTTGAGGCACATCCTCAATCCTGGACTCATCGAGGGACACATAGCTATCCTCGGGAGGTCCAAATAACTGCTTGTAATATTCGGTTATATAAGTTTTTAGGTTATCCTGTCCTAAAATAGTTCCTTCGTCTTGCTTAAGCTGAAAGATTCTCTTCTTTCTATGCTTACCATTAGCAATCAAGTGAAAGAATTGAATATTCGCATCCCCCTGGACAATTTTGCGGACCTTAGCCCGCAATGCCCACTTCAATTCTTCTTCGCAAAGAAGTTCTTTCAATCTCTTCTCCGCCTCGATTTTAACCTGAAGCTCTGCTGGCTGCAAAATCGTGGATTCAGCCTTTAAGTCCAAGGTCTGAATAAGAGAAAGGAGTCTGTCCTTTTCAATCTTATACACCCCACTAAGATGCTTAGTCCACCCCCTTAAGAAACTTCTCAAATGCCTAATCTTATTCTGCCAACGCTTGACCGAAGTCCTACCTCCTGCACCCTTAGCCCATTCCCTGGCAATCAAGTCCAAGAAACCTTCGCGTTCAAACCAGGCCATCTCGAAAGAAAATGTATTTTTGTTTCCCACGTGGTTCGGCTCCCCCGAGTCCACGAACAATGGAGTGTGATCGGATATTCCACGCGAGAGGGCTTGTACCGTTACGAGAGGGTACTTCTGTTCCCACTCAACGCTCGCGAGAACTCGATCAAGCTTTTCATACGTCGGGTTTGGCATAGCATTAGCCCAGGTAAACTTTCTACTAGAAAGCTCTATCTCCctcagatccaagctttcaatGATGGTATTGAACATAAACGACCACCTGCTGTCAAAATTATCGTTGTTCTTCTCCTCTCTCCTCCTAATGATATTGAAGTCACCCCCAACTAAAATTGGAAGCTGCTCAGACCCACAGATTCGAACAAGGTCCGCCAAAAACTCTGGTTTAAGCTCGGGCTGTGCGGCACCATATACCGCCACCAAAGCCCAGTTGAAACCATCAGCTTTAGACCTGACTCGAAACTTGACCGCAAAGTCACCCATCACTACGCTGCAGACTTCTAGCGAGTCGCATCTCACACCAAGCAAGATCCCACCCGATCTTCCTCGCGGAGGGAGGCAATGCCAGTCGAAGTCAACACCGCCCACAAGAGAGGTAAGAAACTGGGGCGCAAAGTTCTCACGACCAGTTTCCGAGAGAGCAATAAAATCTAATTGATGCACTAAAGATGCCTCAgcaagaaaccttcttttagccaagtctttcagacctctgctattccaaaagattcctttcataaTTCATCATGAAATTTTTTGGTAGTTCGAATCCTAGCACTCCTACGAACCGCAGAATCGGGATAAATCTTCCGTTTCCACTTGCGCTTTGGTTTACTAGGTTCTTCCACCCGGTCCTCATAACCGGGCTCAGTGGCACTAACTACTGTATTAGCTAGAGGAACATCATCATCCTCAGACTCATGGTTGGATGGTGCTAGATCCGCACACAAATTATCGAGCACTCGGACCCCCAACGCCTCAATCTCATCATCATTCATGGGTTTTACCGCAGCTAGGTTACGAATAGTCTCTAAGGCACGTTCCGCCTCCAGATCTAAAAGATCATTTACCGAATTGGAAATTTCACTATCATTAGCCCCTAGCAAAACTCCTAACTGGTTTGCATTATTTATAATTTCCTCATTAGAAAGATGCAATGAAGAATTAGATATGTTGACGGACATACCAGTAGAGATCTCGGCATCacgaagcttggccgccctcataGCGCACCTATGCTGCATGTCATCAACCTCCGGGTGGTCCTGGAGACGAGAACTCATCCGTCGCCCCGCAGAGACCGGATCGGGGATCCCACCAAAGGTAATAACCTCCTCCCGTGTAAAACCTCGCGTTGAAGAATCAGTCAAGCGTACCGGTGGAGGCGATGGAGGGCTCACATGCCCCCTAGACGGGAAGCCGGGGGAGGAATGCACTGGCGCCGCCGGCGCACCCCCCCGTCCCCACCGTGTAGCCTGAGGGCGTCGATGTCCTAACTGGCGAAAGAGGAGGAAGGATCGAGACCACCTACCCCAGACCCCCCCAGCACCGCTGGAGAAGCGACCACTGTAGCCACCACTAGAGGAGAAGGAGCCGGGTCCACCTGACCCAGATGGCCTCCCCGACGGCCGGCCATCGTCGGCGTCACCGGTGTCTCCGGCGCCTGGAtaagaggagaggaggccgggGTCACCTGCCCCGGACTCCCCCTCCCAAGCAAAACCTCCGAAGCAGACGTCGTCTCCCGGCCCGAGACCACTGGAGTGGTATGGGGGAGCGAAACCACCTCAGGCTCCATCTCCCCAACCCCTCCCCCCAAGGTCGTCGCCGAATGTGTCCTCAACAAGCCTCCCACCACAGGACCACCCACATCATCAAGCTCCAACATCGGTAGCATACACTCAAAGCCATCATCAGATTCCACCCGGTCACTCCAAAGTCTGGGCGGGGCAGACGCTGGCTCAAAGGACCCAAACCGCAACGTACTCATCGGCACCGACGGAGCAGGGGCTGGCTCTACCCCGGGTCCATCTCCAGGCAACTGAGGAACCGAACCCGACCCATTGGTCCTCTCACGTCCAGTCTCATCAGTCGGGTCCCCACTAGCACCTGCGTCGCCATCACCCTCGTGCATATCCACATCAGTCCCATTAACCGCGTCGGCAAACAACTCAGTATCCTCAAACTCAATCTCAAGCGGAAACACCTCTCCCCTATACGTCCAGTTGACCACATCCGGGACGAACTCGATGTCCAGAACACTCACTAAGAGTCGGGCCACCCCATGGGTGCGGGTGAATGCCATATCCACTTTCTCAGTCTTTCCAGCCATAATACCTAGACTAGCCACAACTCTAGCATCTGACAAAGACTCAGAGGGCGCCCCTGAAAACCGCAGCCATACCTGAGTGAGCGGCTTTCCCTTAGGCTCCACCTTCTTCCACTCATGAAATTCCAGAATGCATTTAGTACCAGGGACCTTGCACAACCCAAAACTCAGCAGCCTCTGCAAATCGTCCACCGTTGGGAAGTCCACCCTAAACATATTGTCCTCAATCTGGACAAGCTCCCACTGAAAATCACTTGGGGCCAGCTCCTGAAGTCTCTGCACAATTTGAGCCTCAGACACCACTCCCTGGGTAGCTTTCACAATTCCAGTAGTCAAGCTCTGTGTCTCAACCTGAATCTCTCTCGCCGCCGGGGACTCAAAGAACGTGAGCTCAGCACAATATACTCCATACATCGTGAAAGCTGGAGCCTAATCACGCAGAAGCGGGCAATCCCCCGTAGCATGAGCTGTCTTACCACACGAATCACAAAGTTCCGCCACGCACTCAGCAATGAAGTGACCCTTCTCACCACATCGATAGCATAGCATCTTCTCCTTCTTACGCGCCCACTTGGACGCCCTCTCAGACTCAGACCTGTCACCTGCCCCAGCCGTAACACCAGTCGCAGGAACCTCCACATGGCCAAAGCCGTCACTACCTCCATTGCCTGGCCAGACAATTCGGTCGACTGCACGGGATCGACCGCCATATCAGAGGCTTGGTGATCTAGCACAACCGGTGGCGGATGCTGTTTGCGGTGCCGACCACGACCACCACCACGGCCACCACGATGCCCACGGTATCCACCTCTTTGCCGGTAGTTCGGGCCAGAAGCTCCCTCGACAAAACCACCCGACGGTCCAAGGAATGGTCTGTCAACAGAACCATCACTCTGCCAAGCATAACCACGTCCACCTCCTGTAGACGACGATCCACGGTGCTGGCCATCCCCGTAAGTATCATATCCATCGTCCCCCCACTGTCCTCTGGGCGGCTCATCAGACTCTCCAGCACCCGCGTGCAGCCGCGTCTGCGTTGGGCCCGAACGCTGTTGCATTGGCCTCGCGACGTAGTGCGGCAGTGGCGCGGCCCGAGTCAGTGGCGGAGCAGCACCCCGCACCACAGTCATAGGTACCGGAGGCCTCGGAGGAGGGGCGCCGCTCCCCACAGCAGCATTGGCCGGCGCGGGAGGCCGAGGTCCACCATGAGGGGTGCCGCTCCCCACAACAGCAATGGCCGGCGCGGGAGGCCGAGGTCCACCACGGCCGACAGCCGGCGACATCCCGGTCGCCAACGCAGGTCGCGGACCGTGCGGAACTCCCCTTCCCACATTCTCCGGGCCCTGGAGCGGCGGCCGAGGACCAAGGCCACCTAAAATTTAGAAATGCACTGTAAGTGATATCGTTTTCAATGCTACATGCTAAAATAAGCGTAAACTCTAGAACCGACAGCTATTACGTTTTGTGCGGCAATAAAAGACTCTAAACATTGGACTCCTTCTTTTGTGACAGTGCCAACCTGGATTTTCTTCATCCTAGAGCCCCACATTGAAGATGCCCTTAGCGCTCTACTAAGGAGGTGTTTGATACAAAACCAAAAGCACTCAAGGGTGCTTATTTGGCTTCTAACTAAAAATTAAGAAGTCAATGTTAAGTCTAACCAGACACCTTGTAAACATCAACCTTCCGATCAAGGAGTTAAGTTTCTAGCCCACGCTTGTGTTGGAGTCTATGTATGTGGCTTGCAAGACCACCCATAAAATTTAGGCGGTTCAAAGAAAACAGATTCCCTAAAAATAGGGGTTTCAAATCATTGCACTTATGCAATAGATCCTTGAACTGAAAAACAAGTTGATTCGTTGTTTCCCGGACACACAAATTCAATAAGCATTAGCCAACAACTTTTTTTCTCTGAATCCAGGCCTCCTCAGAAAAAAAATCTTCACAAATATTTCaaagtccccccccccccaaatcaACATAGCTCCGTGTCTAAGGTGTTACTCGAATTGTTTTTTTTTCATGTTGTTTATTAAATGTGAAGCTCTAGTGTTGATATATTGTGACCCTCGGCCGAGCTCGCGCAAGGTCGTGCTTGGCAACATTGTGCACTCTACTCTTCCTACACAGCTGCATGACTTTCATTTTTACATGTACTCATGCTTATAATTTAGGAGTATTTAGAAGTGGTTATATTATTTTATTTGGAAACACTATGATGTGCAAGCTCATTTTTTTCTTGACTTGAGAAGTCCCATGAGGATTGTGAGGCATGTTGATCACTTTTATCTGGGTCGATCTATTTCCACTCatttttgcttgttttatttgCTAATAAATAAATGCGTTGACTAAACCATCTGATCTCATCTAGTGAGGCCACCTCAGTCGACAAAGACTCGCACTAAACCGTGGGCTATGGACCGGTTAGTTGGCACGTCGCCGCCACACAGTGGTGTCAGCAGCCATGGCATGACACACGTCCAGCACGATCTTGAAGTTTGTGGAGTTGCAGATGGTAAATCAGAAACCGGAGGATTCAATTCAACGGAGACGGCGCATCTGGAAAGTGGCACCGGTTTTGATTGGCCACGCTCCACTGTCTGATTGTAAGTCACCGGACATGTCCTTTGTTGTGTGACGGCCGTGCGTTCTGGTGTCGTCCCTTTCGGTGCGCGTCGGGTCAGTAGTATCACATCGCAGGAAATCTCCTGTGCCTCCCTCAGGCTGCTACCGTGGCCGCATTCATCGCCGCGCGCGATGTCGGTGCAATTAGTAGCAGGGATTCCATCAGTCCAAGCACAGCAACCCACAGTGGAACGATAGAGCATACACATACAGGAAATGCAGCCCAAAAGCTTCAGAACTCGAGATTTTATTATTCTCTTCCTAGCTCCCTCCCGTATGAGAAGACCTGGAAGGCCACTTGTATAACGAATCCACCACTAAGAAAACTCGTCCTTCGCTTCTCTATCTGCATGTATGTATACACCTGAGATTTTTTTCCCTTACAAGAATATGTCAGAAAGGGtaacaaacacacacacacacacacacacacacacacacacacacacacaagggAACTAAAGAATTGAGCGGAGAGCCGGAGCGGACAAGAGTGGAAAAGCAGATACAAATGGGTGTGGCCAGAGATTTCACTCCAGCCGGGGCAGGCGGGGTGGGCGTACAAACGAACAAGGCCGTCGTCGTTAGTCGAGTAAGCACGCATCAGCTACACCCAAATCGCATTCGCACGGAACTCGAACACCGCTAACAGCAAACCAGCCGCATCTCCCACCTATTTACACACAAAAATCACCCCCTACTGCTGCTACTATACTCTGACGGGAAACCCAAAATTCTGGAGTATCCTGATCTGACCCCCACTGCCTGCCGTGGCGATGGCCATGCCCCAGGCCGACCGGCTCGGGGCCTGCCCGGCGCCGTCACCGTCGGGGAGACTGGTGCTGGACCGCGGGCTCTGTTTCGTCGGCGTCATGAGCTCCTCGGGCCAGGTCGCAGACGCTCTGTCGCCGCCGCTGTGGTTCGAACCGTTGCTTAGGTCATCGCGGCTCTGCTGCTGCTGGAAATCAGAGGAATCTCCGTCTCCTGCGTGCGGCAGAGGATACTCGGACACACAATCCAGCTCCTGGTGCTTCCTCCTGGAGTTGGTCCGGGACGTCGCCGCTGACCCCGCCGTGGATGGCAAGGCGGCGGCCACCGTCACGTCCCGGCAGTAGAAGTACTCGTAGGAATTTGCGACAGAAACGACGcccttgctgctgctgctgcttctttgcTCGTCAGGGCCGTCGTCGTTTCTCCACACGTACACATGGGAGTTTTCGCTCGCTGAGATCACGTATCTGCCTCTGGCTGCGTAGCAAGCTGAGATTTGGCTGTTGGTGTTACGGAAACCTGGAAATGTGAAGGAACAGGGCGTCAGCAACCGACAAAACATACGGATATCAGATCCCGTCCTAAAAGGAAGAGATGAGTATTTTAACATTGCTAATTGGACATTACGAGCTATCAACTCAACATAGTGGATTCTGACGAGTTTTGGCGCTTTGCTGAAAAGAAGAACATGACAGCAGAAACTGGTCTCCACCGTTCATATTCAATCAATCAGCAGAAATAGCATTGC contains:
- the LOC125539070 gene encoding WD repeat-containing protein 44-like isoform X2; this encodes MDKTVKLWNMSSVSCLKTFSHCDYVTCIQFNPVDDRYFISGSLDEKVRIWSIPKREIVDWHDLHEMVTAACYTPDGQSALVGSHKGSCHLYDTSDNKLIQKKQIDLQTKKKKSHQKKITGFQFLPGSSSKVLITSADSRIRVIDDFELVHKFKGFRNTNSQISACYAARGRYVISASENSHVYVWRNDDGPDEQRSSSSSKGVVSVANSYEYFYCRDVTVAAALPSTAGSAATSRTNSRRKHQELDCVSEYPLPHAGDGDSSDFQQQQSRDDLSNGSNHSGGDRASATWPEELMTPTKQSPRSSTSLPDGDGAGQAPSRSAWGMAIATAGSGGQIRILQNFGFPVRV
- the LOC125539070 gene encoding WD repeat-containing protein 44-like isoform X1, encoding MDKTVKLWNMSSVSCLKTFSHCDYVTCIQFNPVDDRYFISGSLDEKVRIWSIPKREIVDWHDLHEMVTAACYTPDGQSALVGSHKGSCHLYDTSDNKLIQKKQIDLQTKKKKSHQKKITGFQLLDQFLPGSSSKVLITSADSRIRVIDDFELVHKFKGFRNTNSQISACYAARGRYVISASENSHVYVWRNDDGPDEQRSSSSSKGVVSVANSYEYFYCRDVTVAAALPSTAGSAATSRTNSRRKHQELDCVSEYPLPHAGDGDSSDFQQQQSRDDLSNGSNHSGGDRASATWPEELMTPTKQSPRSSTSLPDGDGAGQAPSRSAWGMAIATAGSGGQIRILQNFGFPVRV